In Dromiciops gliroides isolate mDroGli1 chromosome 4, mDroGli1.pri, whole genome shotgun sequence, one DNA window encodes the following:
- the KLC4 gene encoding kinesin light chain 4 isoform X2: MSGLVLGQREEPSVHRLSQEEILGSTRLVSQGLEALRSEHQAVLQSLAHAIQCLQHEGHEAGLVHEKARQLRRSMENIELGLGEAQVMLALANHLGTVESEKQKLRAQVRRLCQENQWLRDELAGTQQRLQRSEQAVAQLEEEKKHLEFMGQLRQYDEDGPPVEEKEGNSNKDSLDDLFPNEEEEEPNHDLPKGTSAAQHGGYEIPARLRTLHNLVIQYAAQGRYEVAVPLCKQALEDLERTSGRGHPDVATMLNILALVYRDQNKYKEAAHLLNDALSIRESTLGRDHPAVAATLNNLAVLYGKRGKYKEAEPLCQRALEIREKVLGTDHPDVAKQLNNLALLCQNQGKYEAVERYYGRALAIYEGQLGPDNPNVARTKNNLASCYLKQGKYAEAETLYKEILTRAHVQEFGSVDDDHKPIWMHAEEREEMSKNRHRDGTPYAEYGGWYKACKVSSPTVNTTLRNLGALYRRQGKLEAAETLEECALRSRKQGTDPISQTKVVELLGEAQESPGASIKFEGGEEASVAVEWSGDGSGTLQRSGSLGKIRDVFRRSSELLVRKLQGNEPRQSSNMKRAASLNYLNQSSEQSLQGSRGLSASTMNLSSSS, encoded by the exons ATGTCGGGGCTGGTGCTGGGACAGCGGGAAGAGCCATCAGTGCACCGGTTGAGCCAAGAAGAGATCCTGGGGAGTACTCGCCTGGTGAGCCAAGGTTTGGAAGCACTGAGGAGTGAGCACCAGGCAGTGTTACAGAGCCTGGCTCATGCCATTCAGTGCCTGCAGCATGAGGGCCATGAGGCTGGACTGGTACATGAGAAGGCCCGGCAGCTTCGCCGTTCCATGGAAAACATTGAGCTGGGTCTTGGGGAGGCACAG GTGATGTTGGCTCTGGCAAACCACCTGGGCACCGTGGAGTCAGAGAAGCAGAAGCTTAGAGCCCAGGTGCGACGATTGTGTCAGGAGAACCAATGGCTTAGGGATGAGCTGGCAGGTACCCAGCAGCGCCTGCAGCGAAGTGAGCAGGCAGTAGCCCAgctggaggaggagaaaaagcacCTGGAGTTCATGGGGCAGCTTCGGCAGTATGATGAAGACGGACCCCCTGTG gaggagaaagaaggcaaCTCCAATAAGGATTCCCTGGATGATCTTTTCCccaatgaagaggaagaggagcccAACCATGACT TGCCCAAGGGCACTTCAGCTGCTCAGCATGGGGGTTATGAGATCCCAGCACGGCTTCGGACCCTGCACAACCTGGTGATCCAGTACGCAGCTCAGGGCCGATATGAGGTGGCAGTGCCACTCTGCAAACAGGCCCTAGAAGACCTGGAGCGAACCTCGGGCAGAGGCCACCCTGATGTTGCCACCATGCTCAACATCCTTGCCTTAGTCTATCG GGATCAGAACAAATATAAGGAGGCAGCCCACTTGCTGAATGACGCCCTGAGCATCCGTGAGAGCACCCTGGGCCGGGACCACCCCGCG GTGGCTGCCACTCTCAATAATTTGGCTGTGCTCTATGGGAAGAGGGGCAAGTATAAGGAAGCAGAGCCACTGTGTCAGCGAGCCCTGGAGATCCGAGAAAAG GTCTTGGGCACTGACCACCCAGATGTGGCAAAGCAGTTGAACAACCTAGCCCTTCTGTGTCAGAACCAGGGCAAATATGAGGCAGTCGAGAGGTACTACGGCCGGGCACTGGCCATCTATGAAGGCCAACTGGGGCCGGACAACCCGAATGTGGCCCGCACCAAGAACAATCTg GCCTCCTGCTACCTGAAACAGGGAAAATATGCAGAAGCCGAGACTCTGTACAAGGAAATCCTAACCCGGGCCCACGTACAGGAGTTTGGGTCTGTGGATG ATGACCACAAGCCCATCTGGATGCATGCAGAGGAGCGCGAGGAAATGAGCAAA AATCGCCACCGGGATGGCACACCTTATGCCGAATATGGCGGCTGGTACAAGGCATGCAAGGTTAGCAG CCCTACAGTCAACACTACCCTGAGGAACCTTGGAGCTCTCTACCGCCGCCAGGGGAAGCTAGAGGCAGCTGAGACTCTGGAAGAATGTGCCTTGCGCTCCAGAAAACAG GGCACAGACCCCATCAGCCAGACTAAGGTAGTGGAGCTGCTTGGGGAGGCCCAGGAAAGCCCTGGAGCCAGTATTAAGTTTGAAGGGGGTGAGGAGGCCTCTGTGGCTGTAGAGTGGTCAGGG GATGGTAGCGGGACCCTGCAGAGGAGTGGTTCCCTAGGGAAGATCCGAGATGTGTTCCGACGGAGCAGTGAGCTGCTAGTAAGAAAACTGCAAGGAAATGAGCCCCGACAGTCCAG CAACATGAAGCGGGCAGCCTCCTTGAACTATCTAAATCAGTCCAGTGAGCAGTCCCTTCAG GGCTCACGAGGCCTCAGTGCCAGCACTATGAACCTCTCTTCAAGCAGCTGA
- the KLC4 gene encoding kinesin light chain 4 isoform X1: protein MSGLVLGQREEPSVHRLSQEEILGSTRLVSQGLEALRSEHQAVLQSLAHAIQCLQHEGHEAGLVHEKARQLRRSMENIELGLGEAQVMLALANHLGTVESEKQKLRAQVRRLCQENQWLRDELAGTQQRLQRSEQAVAQLEEEKKHLEFMGQLRQYDEDGPPVEEKEGNSNKDSLDDLFPNEEEEEPNHDLPKGTSAAQHGGYEIPARLRTLHNLVIQYAAQGRYEVAVPLCKQALEDLERTSGRGHPDVATMLNILALVYRDQNKYKEAAHLLNDALSIRESTLGRDHPAVAATLNNLAVLYGKRGKYKEAEPLCQRALEIREKVLGTDHPDVAKQLNNLALLCQNQGKYEAVERYYGRALAIYEGQLGPDNPNVARTKNNLASCYLKQGKYAEAETLYKEILTRAHVQEFGSVDDDHKPIWMHAEEREEMSKNRHRDGTPYAEYGGWYKACKVSSPTVNTTLRNLGALYRRQGKLEAAETLEECALRSRKQGTDPISQTKVVELLGEAQESPGASIKFEGGEEASVAVEWSGDGSGTLQRSGSLGKIRDVFRRSSELLVRKLQGNEPRQSSSNMKRAASLNYLNQSSEQSLQGSRGLSASTMNLSSSS, encoded by the exons ATGTCGGGGCTGGTGCTGGGACAGCGGGAAGAGCCATCAGTGCACCGGTTGAGCCAAGAAGAGATCCTGGGGAGTACTCGCCTGGTGAGCCAAGGTTTGGAAGCACTGAGGAGTGAGCACCAGGCAGTGTTACAGAGCCTGGCTCATGCCATTCAGTGCCTGCAGCATGAGGGCCATGAGGCTGGACTGGTACATGAGAAGGCCCGGCAGCTTCGCCGTTCCATGGAAAACATTGAGCTGGGTCTTGGGGAGGCACAG GTGATGTTGGCTCTGGCAAACCACCTGGGCACCGTGGAGTCAGAGAAGCAGAAGCTTAGAGCCCAGGTGCGACGATTGTGTCAGGAGAACCAATGGCTTAGGGATGAGCTGGCAGGTACCCAGCAGCGCCTGCAGCGAAGTGAGCAGGCAGTAGCCCAgctggaggaggagaaaaagcacCTGGAGTTCATGGGGCAGCTTCGGCAGTATGATGAAGACGGACCCCCTGTG gaggagaaagaaggcaaCTCCAATAAGGATTCCCTGGATGATCTTTTCCccaatgaagaggaagaggagcccAACCATGACT TGCCCAAGGGCACTTCAGCTGCTCAGCATGGGGGTTATGAGATCCCAGCACGGCTTCGGACCCTGCACAACCTGGTGATCCAGTACGCAGCTCAGGGCCGATATGAGGTGGCAGTGCCACTCTGCAAACAGGCCCTAGAAGACCTGGAGCGAACCTCGGGCAGAGGCCACCCTGATGTTGCCACCATGCTCAACATCCTTGCCTTAGTCTATCG GGATCAGAACAAATATAAGGAGGCAGCCCACTTGCTGAATGACGCCCTGAGCATCCGTGAGAGCACCCTGGGCCGGGACCACCCCGCG GTGGCTGCCACTCTCAATAATTTGGCTGTGCTCTATGGGAAGAGGGGCAAGTATAAGGAAGCAGAGCCACTGTGTCAGCGAGCCCTGGAGATCCGAGAAAAG GTCTTGGGCACTGACCACCCAGATGTGGCAAAGCAGTTGAACAACCTAGCCCTTCTGTGTCAGAACCAGGGCAAATATGAGGCAGTCGAGAGGTACTACGGCCGGGCACTGGCCATCTATGAAGGCCAACTGGGGCCGGACAACCCGAATGTGGCCCGCACCAAGAACAATCTg GCCTCCTGCTACCTGAAACAGGGAAAATATGCAGAAGCCGAGACTCTGTACAAGGAAATCCTAACCCGGGCCCACGTACAGGAGTTTGGGTCTGTGGATG ATGACCACAAGCCCATCTGGATGCATGCAGAGGAGCGCGAGGAAATGAGCAAA AATCGCCACCGGGATGGCACACCTTATGCCGAATATGGCGGCTGGTACAAGGCATGCAAGGTTAGCAG CCCTACAGTCAACACTACCCTGAGGAACCTTGGAGCTCTCTACCGCCGCCAGGGGAAGCTAGAGGCAGCTGAGACTCTGGAAGAATGTGCCTTGCGCTCCAGAAAACAG GGCACAGACCCCATCAGCCAGACTAAGGTAGTGGAGCTGCTTGGGGAGGCCCAGGAAAGCCCTGGAGCCAGTATTAAGTTTGAAGGGGGTGAGGAGGCCTCTGTGGCTGTAGAGTGGTCAGGG GATGGTAGCGGGACCCTGCAGAGGAGTGGTTCCCTAGGGAAGATCCGAGATGTGTTCCGACGGAGCAGTGAGCTGCTAGTAAGAAAACTGCAAGGAAATGAGCCCCGACAGTCCAG TAGCAACATGAAGCGGGCAGCCTCCTTGAACTATCTAAATCAGTCCAGTGAGCAGTCCCTTCAG GGCTCACGAGGCCTCAGTGCCAGCACTATGAACCTCTCTTCAAGCAGCTGA
- the LOC122725576 gene encoding 39S ribosomal protein L2, mitochondrial-like isoform X1, whose product MAVQALSRALGSLSLAAGPRPAAQVMSNVFLQPSSAGVLIACRSFLTSGILNANTASWKSRTKYTITPVKMRKSGGRDHTGRIRVHGIGGGHKQCYRMIDFLRFRPEKEAKPGPFEEKVIDVRYDPCRSADIALVAGGSRKRWIIATENMQVGDVLLNSDHIGRMAVAAREGDAHPLGALPIGTLINNLESEPGRGAQYIRAAGTCGVLLRKVNGTAIIQLPSKRQMQVLETCVATVGRVSNVDHNKRVIGKAGRNRWLGKRPNSGLWQRKGGWAGRKIKPLPPMKSYVKLPSAAAQS is encoded by the exons ATGGCGGTGCAGGCACTGTCTCGAGCTTTGGGCTCCCTCAGCCTGGCCGCCGGACCGCGCCCTGCCGCCCAG GTGATGAGCAATGTCTTCCTCCAGCCTTCCTCAGCTGGGGTGCTAATTGCCTGCCGATCTTTCCTCACCTCTGGGATCCTTAATGCAAACACTGCTTCCTGGAAGAGTCGTACCAAATATACCATTACACCAGTGAAAATGAGGAAGTCAGGGGGCcgggatcacacag GTCGCATCAGAGTGCATGGTATTGGTGGAGGCCACAAACAGTGTTACCGGATGATTGACTTTCTTCGGTTTAGGCCTGAGAAAGAGGCCAAACCAGGGCCTTTTGAGGAGAAGGTCATCGATGTCCGCTATGATCCCTGTAG GTCTGCAGACATTGCCCTTGTTGCTGGGGGCAGTAGGAAACGCTGGATCATTGCCACTGAGAACATGCAAGTGGGAGATGTACTCCTTAATTCTGACCACATTGGCCGCATGGCAG TTGCTGCCCGGGAGGGCGATGCACATCCTCTGGGAGCCCTGCCCATCGGGACACTGATCAACAACCTGGAGAGTGAGCCAGGCCGGGGTGCCCAGTATATCCGAGCAGCAG GAACCTGTGGTGTGCTTTTGCGGAAGGTCAACGGGACAGCCATTATCCAGTTGCCCTCTAAGAGGCAAATGCAG GTGCTAGAGACCTGTGTCGCCACAGTGGGCCGGGTGTCGAATGTGGATCACAATAAGCGGGTCATTGGAAAGGCGGGGCGAAACCGCTGGCTGGGCAAGAGACCCAATAGTGGACTCTGGCAACGCAAGGGAGGTTGGGCTGGCCGAAAGATTAAGCCCCTACCGCCTATGAAGAGTTATGTGAAGTTACCTTCTGCTGCTGCCCAGAGCTGA
- the KLC4 gene encoding kinesin light chain 4 isoform X3, with product MSGLVLGQREEPSVHRLSQEEILGSTRLVSQGLEALRSEHQAVLQSLAHAIQCLQHEGHEAGLVHEKARQLRRSMENIELGLGEAQVMLALANHLGTVESEKQKLRAQVRRLCQENQWLRDELAGTQQRLQRSEQAVAQLEEEKKHLEFMGQLRQYDEDGPPVEEKEGNSNKDSLDDLFPNEEEEEPNHDLPKGTSAAQHGGYEIPARLRTLHNLVIQYAAQGRYEVAVPLCKQALEDLERTSGRGHPDVATMLNILALVYRDQNKYKEAAHLLNDALSIRESTLGRDHPAVAATLNNLAVLYGKRGKYKEAEPLCQRALEIREKVLGTDHPDVAKQLNNLALLCQNQGKYEAVERYYGRALAIYEGQLGPDNPNVARTKNNLASCYLKQGKYAEAETLYKEILTRAHVQEFGSVDDDHKPIWMHAEEREEMSKNRHRDGTPYAEYGGWYKACKVSSPTVNTTLRNLGALYRRQGKLEAAETLEECALRSRKQDGSGTLQRSGSLGKIRDVFRRSSELLVRKLQGNEPRQSSSNMKRAASLNYLNQSSEQSLQGSRGLSASTMNLSSSS from the exons ATGTCGGGGCTGGTGCTGGGACAGCGGGAAGAGCCATCAGTGCACCGGTTGAGCCAAGAAGAGATCCTGGGGAGTACTCGCCTGGTGAGCCAAGGTTTGGAAGCACTGAGGAGTGAGCACCAGGCAGTGTTACAGAGCCTGGCTCATGCCATTCAGTGCCTGCAGCATGAGGGCCATGAGGCTGGACTGGTACATGAGAAGGCCCGGCAGCTTCGCCGTTCCATGGAAAACATTGAGCTGGGTCTTGGGGAGGCACAG GTGATGTTGGCTCTGGCAAACCACCTGGGCACCGTGGAGTCAGAGAAGCAGAAGCTTAGAGCCCAGGTGCGACGATTGTGTCAGGAGAACCAATGGCTTAGGGATGAGCTGGCAGGTACCCAGCAGCGCCTGCAGCGAAGTGAGCAGGCAGTAGCCCAgctggaggaggagaaaaagcacCTGGAGTTCATGGGGCAGCTTCGGCAGTATGATGAAGACGGACCCCCTGTG gaggagaaagaaggcaaCTCCAATAAGGATTCCCTGGATGATCTTTTCCccaatgaagaggaagaggagcccAACCATGACT TGCCCAAGGGCACTTCAGCTGCTCAGCATGGGGGTTATGAGATCCCAGCACGGCTTCGGACCCTGCACAACCTGGTGATCCAGTACGCAGCTCAGGGCCGATATGAGGTGGCAGTGCCACTCTGCAAACAGGCCCTAGAAGACCTGGAGCGAACCTCGGGCAGAGGCCACCCTGATGTTGCCACCATGCTCAACATCCTTGCCTTAGTCTATCG GGATCAGAACAAATATAAGGAGGCAGCCCACTTGCTGAATGACGCCCTGAGCATCCGTGAGAGCACCCTGGGCCGGGACCACCCCGCG GTGGCTGCCACTCTCAATAATTTGGCTGTGCTCTATGGGAAGAGGGGCAAGTATAAGGAAGCAGAGCCACTGTGTCAGCGAGCCCTGGAGATCCGAGAAAAG GTCTTGGGCACTGACCACCCAGATGTGGCAAAGCAGTTGAACAACCTAGCCCTTCTGTGTCAGAACCAGGGCAAATATGAGGCAGTCGAGAGGTACTACGGCCGGGCACTGGCCATCTATGAAGGCCAACTGGGGCCGGACAACCCGAATGTGGCCCGCACCAAGAACAATCTg GCCTCCTGCTACCTGAAACAGGGAAAATATGCAGAAGCCGAGACTCTGTACAAGGAAATCCTAACCCGGGCCCACGTACAGGAGTTTGGGTCTGTGGATG ATGACCACAAGCCCATCTGGATGCATGCAGAGGAGCGCGAGGAAATGAGCAAA AATCGCCACCGGGATGGCACACCTTATGCCGAATATGGCGGCTGGTACAAGGCATGCAAGGTTAGCAG CCCTACAGTCAACACTACCCTGAGGAACCTTGGAGCTCTCTACCGCCGCCAGGGGAAGCTAGAGGCAGCTGAGACTCTGGAAGAATGTGCCTTGCGCTCCAGAAAACAG GATGGTAGCGGGACCCTGCAGAGGAGTGGTTCCCTAGGGAAGATCCGAGATGTGTTCCGACGGAGCAGTGAGCTGCTAGTAAGAAAACTGCAAGGAAATGAGCCCCGACAGTCCAG TAGCAACATGAAGCGGGCAGCCTCCTTGAACTATCTAAATCAGTCCAGTGAGCAGTCCCTTCAG GGCTCACGAGGCCTCAGTGCCAGCACTATGAACCTCTCTTCAAGCAGCTGA
- the LOC122725576 gene encoding 39S ribosomal protein L2, mitochondrial-like isoform X2, giving the protein MAVQALSRALGSLSLAAGPRPAAQVMSNVFLQPSSAGVLIACRSFLTSGILNANTASWKSRTKYTITPVKMRKSGGRDHTGRIRVHGIGGGHKQCYRMIDFLRFRPEKEAKPGPFEEKVIDVRYDPCRSADIALVAGGSRKRWIIATENMQVGDVLLNSDHIGRMAVAAREGDAHPLGALPIGTLINNLESEPGRGAQYIRAAGTCGVLLRKVNGTAIIQLPSKRQMQVLETCVATVGRVSNVDHNKRVIGKAGRNRWLGKRPNSGLWQRKGGWAGRKIKPLPPMKSAQDGGRT; this is encoded by the exons ATGGCGGTGCAGGCACTGTCTCGAGCTTTGGGCTCCCTCAGCCTGGCCGCCGGACCGCGCCCTGCCGCCCAG GTGATGAGCAATGTCTTCCTCCAGCCTTCCTCAGCTGGGGTGCTAATTGCCTGCCGATCTTTCCTCACCTCTGGGATCCTTAATGCAAACACTGCTTCCTGGAAGAGTCGTACCAAATATACCATTACACCAGTGAAAATGAGGAAGTCAGGGGGCcgggatcacacag GTCGCATCAGAGTGCATGGTATTGGTGGAGGCCACAAACAGTGTTACCGGATGATTGACTTTCTTCGGTTTAGGCCTGAGAAAGAGGCCAAACCAGGGCCTTTTGAGGAGAAGGTCATCGATGTCCGCTATGATCCCTGTAG GTCTGCAGACATTGCCCTTGTTGCTGGGGGCAGTAGGAAACGCTGGATCATTGCCACTGAGAACATGCAAGTGGGAGATGTACTCCTTAATTCTGACCACATTGGCCGCATGGCAG TTGCTGCCCGGGAGGGCGATGCACATCCTCTGGGAGCCCTGCCCATCGGGACACTGATCAACAACCTGGAGAGTGAGCCAGGCCGGGGTGCCCAGTATATCCGAGCAGCAG GAACCTGTGGTGTGCTTTTGCGGAAGGTCAACGGGACAGCCATTATCCAGTTGCCCTCTAAGAGGCAAATGCAG GTGCTAGAGACCTGTGTCGCCACAGTGGGCCGGGTGTCGAATGTGGATCACAATAAGCGGGTCATTGGAAAGGCGGGGCGAAACCGCTGGCTGGGCAAGAGACCCAATAGTGGACTCTGGCAACGCAAGGGAGGTTGGGCTGGCCGAAAGATTAAGCCCCTACCGCCTATGAAGA GTGCCCAGGATGGTGGGAGGACATAG